In Mercurialis annua linkage group LG5, ddMerAnnu1.2, whole genome shotgun sequence, a single genomic region encodes these proteins:
- the LOC126680752 gene encoding serine/threonine-protein phosphatase 7 long form homolog yields the protein MAAPGGHYQPEYFQPGPLNDELLTQQYNHISSYTWDHPEDVSVLGSRTSHGLPSFGSIDSRIQEGVRRTGLSGFIRMRQYRLDMSIITALVERWRPETHTFMFPDGECTITLQDIAILTGLPIDGTAVTGDRVDDWQDRGVALLGRPLELSQSEGTSWVGSRWLYSEFREFTSLPAYATPEHVEWAVRAYLWAALQTLCFPDLNSGHLGLRILPLLANLHDLRTISWGSAVLAHLYHEMCITTRMHKRRRNIGGPLWIVQLWAFERLRPLRPQLLTPIIAEDLPLGDRWGGRRDRRAVPRHSIHAVRLILDGLRYEDIHWQPYSDDILSSIPREYLDGAHLWRARVPLIYYNIVEWHQPDRVLQQFGLVQPIPLPPLQTEELHNVRYRGSSSFAYEMDYWVQLWNNRNAFVVQGRQLQHPPHYHSQYMDWYRRRCRRWITLQGAEAGTSRDLQERTHVTGEASSSAARRIRFGARSSQLATMEDRRDVTLPPPEPADQPYQLPPLPPCQVDLSSIRGRRRQPRRMPPQPRPEHVYPIPEPLFFHTEVAGTSDIPQPDYWERQHYGSTSGATPQASYPQFQVPPASMPYVDSFFGDTTFTTTQDRPGPSESQVPPAPMSYSDSSFRHTTFANTRDPFAPSDSQVRQPPIPSFHSYLGEMGYTPLGTPAQPESDQSWPAPPTHSDVPWRTSTESDFIEQLFYYPAAPTA from the exons ATGGCTGCCCCCGGTGGTCACTACCAGCCTGAGTACTTTCAGCCTGGACCTTTAAATGACGAACTTCTGACTCAACAATACAATCACATATCGTCTTACACTTGGGATCACCCT GAGGACGTAAGTGTCCTAGGTTCGCGGACAAGTCACGGGTTGCCCTCCTTTGGTTCGATAGATTCACGCATCCAGGAAGGAGTCCGCCGGACAGGGCTCTCTGGTTTCATCAGGATGCGACAATATCGGCTCGACATGTCCATTATCACAGCATTAGTGGAGAGGTGGAGGCCTGAGACGCATACATTCATGTTTCCAGATGGGGAGTGCACGATCACTTTGCAGGATATTGCAATCCTTACTGGACTCCCCATTGATGGGACGGCTGTGACTGGAGACAGGGTGGACGACTGGCAGGATAGGGGTGTTGCCCTGTTAGGGAGACCGTTAGAGCTTTCTCAGTCAGAGGGTACATCTTGGGTTGGGTCCAGGTGGCTGTATAGTGAGTTCCGCGAGTTTACTAGTTTACCGGCCTATGCTACACCTGAACATGTTGAATGGGCGGTTAGGGCGTACCTATGGGCTGCTCTACAGACTTTGTGCTTCCCAGACCTGAACAGTGGTCATTTGGGTTTGAGAATTTTACCCCTTTTAGCAAATTTACATGATTTACGGACTATCAGCTGGGGATCTGCAGTTTTGGCCCATTTATACCACGAGATGTGCATTACCACACGGATGCACAAACGCCGACGTAACATAGGAGGTCCTCTGTGGATTGTACAGCTATGGGCGTTCGAGCGACTGAGGCCACTTCGACCCCAACTGCTGACCCCAATAATAGCAGAGGATCTACCTTTGGGTGACAG GTGGGGCGGGCGTAGGGATCGTCGGGCAGTCCCGAGGCACAGCATCCATGCCGTGAGATTAATTTTGGATGGCCTGCGATACGAGGAT ATCCACTGGCAGCCATATTCTGACGATATTCTCAGCTCGATCCCTCGAGAGTACCTCGATGGGGCACATCTCTGGCGTGCGCGAGTCCCACTCATTTACTATAACATTGTGGAGTGGCACCAGCCAGACAGGGTGCTTCAGCAGTTCGGCCTAGTTCAGCCTATTCCGTTGCCCCCCTTGCAGACTGAGGAGCTTCACAACGTCCGCTACCGGGGTTCCTCGAGCTTCGCATATGAGATGGACTACTGGGTGCAACTTTGGAACAATAGAAACGCGTTTGTAGTTCAGGGCCGGCAGCTTCAGCACCCACCCCATTACCATTCCCAGTACATGGACTGGTATAGGCGTCGATGCCGGAGATGGATTACACTTCAGGGTGCAGAGGCTGGCACTAGT CGCGATTTGCAGGAGAGAACCCATGTTACGGGGGAGGCCAGTTCGAGTGCCGCTCGCAGGATTAGGTTTGGTGCACGAAGTTCTCAGCTTGCTACCATGGAGGATCGCAGGGACGTCACACTTCCCCCTCCTGAGCCAGCCGACCAACCATACCAGCTGCCTCCGCTCCCTCCCTGTCAGGTCGATTTAAGCTCTATTAGAGGACGGCGTCGACAGCCACGCAGAATGCCTCCACAGCCCCGTCCAGAGCATGTGTACCCTATCCCAGAGCCATTATTTTTTCACACGGAGGTGGCGGGTACCTCAGACATACCGCAGCCGGACTACTGGGAAAGACAACATTACGGGTCAACCTCCGGGGCGACACCCCAAGCATCATATCCACAG TTTCAGGTCCCGCCTGCGTCGATGCCGTATGTTGACTCATTTTTTGGAGATACGACCTTTACGACCACTCAGGATCGACCAGGGCCATCTGAGTCACAG GTCCCCCCGGCGCCGATGTCGTATAGTGACTCATCTTTTAGACATACGACATTTGCCAACACTCGAGATCCTTTTGCGCCATCTGATTCACAG GTTCGCCAGCCGCCGATTCCGTCTTTCCATTCATATCTGGGAGAGATGGGATATACTCCACTAGGTACGCCGGCTCAGCCAGAGTCAGATCAGTCATGGCCTGCACCGCCGACGCATTCAGATGTCCCATGGCGTACGTCGACAGAGTCGGATTTCATTGAACAGTTGTTCTACTATCCCGCCGCACCTACTGCATGA